A single genomic interval of Rhododendron vialii isolate Sample 1 chromosome 3a, ASM3025357v1 harbors:
- the LOC131320056 gene encoding THO complex subunit 6 isoform X2: protein MGVDCRNWDEDTYRHTILQERETQCRTVFRTAFAPSPNPNPDLIVAASSDGSIASYSISSLALDFSNGRGQNSLLARPQRLLQGHDGPAYDVKFCGNGENSLLLSCGDDGRIRGWRWKEFSNREGDSPLQGGHLKPILDLVNPQYKGPWGSLSPIPESNAIAVDNQGESIFSASGDCCAYCWDVERSEMKMVFKGHSDYLHCIVARNSGNQIVTGSEDGTARIWDCRSGKCVQVIDLVKDRKLKESHVSCIALDASESWLACGNGQNLSVWNLPARECISTIPTRASIQDAVFDGNQ from the exons aTGGGAGTTGACTGCCGTAACTGGGACGAAGACACCTACAGACATACAATATTgcaggagagagaaacccaatGCCGAACCGTTTTCAGAACCGCCTTCGCTCCCTCTCCCAACCCTAACCCCGACCTCATCGTCGCCGCCTCCAGCGACGGCTCCATCGCCTCCTACTCCATCTCCTCCCtc GCACTGGATTTCAGCAATGGTAGGGGTCAGAA TTCGTTGCTGGCTCGACCTCAACGCTTGCTTCAAGGGCATGATGGACCTGCTTACGATGTCAAATTTTGTGGGAATGGCGAAAATTCTTTGTTGTTGAG TTGTGGCGACGATGGCCGGATTCGAGGATGGAGGTGGAAGGAATTCTCAAATAGGGAGGGGGATAGTCCTTTGCAAG GTGGCCATTTGAAGCCAATACTTGACTTGGTGAACCCTCAATATAA GGGTCCTTGGGGTTCTCTTTCTCCAATCCCAGAGAGCAATGCCATTGCTGTTGACAATCAG GGGGAATCAATTTTTTCAGCTTCTGGTGATTGTTGTGCATATTGCTGGGATGTG GAGAGAAGTGAAATGAAAATGGTTTTCAAGGGGCACTCAGACTATCTGCATTGTATTGTTGCCCGTAATTCTGGCAATCAG ATTGTAACTGGATCCGAAGATGGAACGGCACGAATATGGG ATTGCAGAAGTGGAAAGTGTGTTCAAGTAATTGACCTGGTGAAGGACAGGAAGTTGAAAGAGTCACACGTCAGTTGCATTGCACTTGATGCAAGTGAGAGTTGGTTG GCTTGTGGCAATGGCCAGAATTTGTCTGTTTGGAATCTTCCTGCCCGTGAATGCATTTCGACGATACCTACTCGTGCTTCAATTCAAGATGCAGTATTTGATGGCAATCAA TAA
- the LOC131320057 gene encoding uncharacterized protein LOC131320057 yields the protein MEDFRSKSYAGGRMQLDSTHAPDGPRPGPTGLQDLRCYSASYASSSSYNGQHPTQTHLGPPKDLQYFKKGRPSNGSTSKSWSLGDPELQRKKRVASYKAYTVEGKVKGSIRKSFRWIKDTCNLMVHGWR from the coding sequence ATGGAAGACTTCAGATCCAAATCATACGCCGGTGGCAGGATGCAGCTAGACAGTACCCACGCCCCCGACGGGCCCCGGCCCGGCCCCACCGGGCTCCAAGATCTCCGATGCTACAGTGCTTCATACGCATCGTCGTCGTCGTATAACGGCCAACACCCGACCCAGACCCATTTGGGTCCGCCCAAAGACCTGCAGTACTTCAAGAAGGGGAGACCCTCAAACGGGTCAACATCCAAGAGCTGGAGCCTGGGCGACCCGGAACTGCAGAGGAAGAAACGGGTCGCCAGCTACAAGGCCTACACTGTCGAAGGGAAGGTTAAAGGGTCGATAAGGAAGAGCTTTAGGTGGATAAAGGACACGTGCAACCTGATGGTCCATGGTTGGAGGTGA
- the LOC131320058 gene encoding casein kinase 1-like protein 2 isoform X1 — translation MEPRVGNKFRLGRKIGSGSFGEIYLGTNIQTNEEVAIKLENVKTKHPQLLYESKLYRILQGGTGIPNVRWFGMEGDYNVLVMDLLGPSLEDLFNFCSRKLSLKTVLMLADQMINRVEFVHSKSFLHRDIKPDNFLMGLGRRANQVYIIDFGLAKKYRDTTTHQHIPYRENKNLTGTARYASMNTHLGIEQSRRDDLESLGYVLMYFLRGSLPWQGLKAGNKKQKYEKISERKVSTSIEALCRGYPTEFASYFHYCRSLRFDDKPDYAYLKRIFRDLFIREGFQFDYVFDWTILKYQQSQIAAPPSRALGPGAGTSSGLPPAVANADRQSGEEGISVPIGFRRVSGQAINDGSLPKQKSPAANDSTSKEAMLSSSTFLGQSSGSLRRPAVSTSREGLIVGNESDPVRSRTTEASPGTQQRISSGQRSSPFGGSSDPNRTSSGRNNKYETTLKGIESLHFDDEERDHY, via the exons ATGGAGCCTCGCGTCGGCAACAAGTTTCGACTCGGTAGGAAAATCGGCAGCGGATCGTTCGGAGAGATCTATCTCG GCACTAATATTCAGACAAACGAAGAGGTTGCGATTAAGCTT GAAAATGTAAAGACGAAGCATCCTCAGCTGCTTTATGAATCGAAGTTATACAGAATTCTTCAAGGAGGAA CTGGAATTCCAAATGTGAGATGGTTTGGAATGGAGGGAGACTATAACGTTTTAGTGATGGATTTGCTTGGACCCAGTCTTGAagatttgttcaatttttgcagTAGGAAACTTTCTTTGAAGACTGTTCTAATGCTTGCAGATCAAATG ATCAATCGTGTTGAGTTTGTCCATTCTAAATCCTTTCTACATCGGGATATCAAGCCAGACAATTTTCTTATGGGCTTGGGAAGGCGTGCAAATCAG GTCTACATAATTGACTTTGGTCTGGCTAAGAAGTATAGAGACACTACAACGCATCAACACATTCCTTACAG GGAGAATAAAAATTTGACTGGAACTGCAAGATATGCAAGCATGAACACTCACCTTGGCATTG AGCAGAGCCGGAGGGATGATTTAGAATCTCTTGGATACGTCCTTATGTATTTCCTGAGAGGAAG TCTTCCTTGGCAGGGGCTGAAAGCAGGAAATAAGAAGCAGAAGTATGAAAAAATTAGCGAAAGGAAGGTTTCCACATCTATTGAG GCTTTATGTCGCGGTTATCCAACAGAGTTTGCATCATACTTCCATTACTGTCGTTCTCTACGCTTTGATGACAAGCCGGATTATGCTTATCTGAAGAGAATATTCCGTGACCTTTTTATTCGGGAAG GTTTTCAGTTTGATTATGTTTTTGATTGGACCATCTTGAAGTATCAGCAATCACAAATTGCCGCTCCTCCTTCTCGAGCTCTT GGTCCTGGTGCTGGAACAAGCTCTGGATTGCCCCCTGCTGTTGCCAATGCTGACAGGCAGTCAG GTGAGGAAGGAATCTCAGttccaattggttttaggagagttTCTGGACAAGCTATAAATGATGGAAGTTTACCTAAGCAGAAGAGTCCAGCTGCAAATGATTCAACGAGCAAAGAAGCTATG TTGTCAAGCTCCACTTTTTTAGGGCAGTCAAGTGGATCCTTAAGGCGACCTGCTGTCTCTACTTCCCGCGAGGGGCTTATCGTGGGGAATGAGTCTGACCCTGTTCGCTCTCGCACCACAGAGGCAAGTCCAGGAACACAGCAGAGAATCTCGAGTGGACAAAGGAGTTCCCCCTTTGGTGGGTCCTCAGACCCCAATCGCACATCATCTGGGAGGAATAACAAGTATGAGACCACTCTCAAGGGTATAGAAAGTCTGCATTTTGATGATGAAGAAAGGGATCATTACTAG
- the LOC131320058 gene encoding casein kinase 1-like protein 1 isoform X3 — protein sequence MEPRVGNKFRLGRKIGSGSFGEIYLGTNIQTNEEVAIKLENVKTKHPQLLYESKLYRILQGGTGIPNVRWFGMEGDYNVLVMDLLGPSLEDLFNFCSRKLSLKTVLMLADQMINRVEFVHSKSFLHRDIKPDNFLMGLGRRANQVYIIDFGLAKKYRDTTTHQHIPYRENKNLTGTARYASMNTHLGIEQSRRDDLESLGYVLMYFLRGSLPWQGLKAGNKKQKYEKISERKVSTSIEALCRGYPTEFASYFHYCRSLRFDDKPDYAYLKRIFRDLFIREGFQFDYVFDWTILKYQQSQIAAPPSRALGPGAGTSSGLPPAVANADRQSGEEGISVPIGFRRVSGQAINDGSLPKQKSPAANDSTSKEAMGQSFWDDEKSNKGPTIGDGRIVKLHFFRAVKWILKATCCLYFPRGAYRGE from the exons ATGGAGCCTCGCGTCGGCAACAAGTTTCGACTCGGTAGGAAAATCGGCAGCGGATCGTTCGGAGAGATCTATCTCG GCACTAATATTCAGACAAACGAAGAGGTTGCGATTAAGCTT GAAAATGTAAAGACGAAGCATCCTCAGCTGCTTTATGAATCGAAGTTATACAGAATTCTTCAAGGAGGAA CTGGAATTCCAAATGTGAGATGGTTTGGAATGGAGGGAGACTATAACGTTTTAGTGATGGATTTGCTTGGACCCAGTCTTGAagatttgttcaatttttgcagTAGGAAACTTTCTTTGAAGACTGTTCTAATGCTTGCAGATCAAATG ATCAATCGTGTTGAGTTTGTCCATTCTAAATCCTTTCTACATCGGGATATCAAGCCAGACAATTTTCTTATGGGCTTGGGAAGGCGTGCAAATCAG GTCTACATAATTGACTTTGGTCTGGCTAAGAAGTATAGAGACACTACAACGCATCAACACATTCCTTACAG GGAGAATAAAAATTTGACTGGAACTGCAAGATATGCAAGCATGAACACTCACCTTGGCATTG AGCAGAGCCGGAGGGATGATTTAGAATCTCTTGGATACGTCCTTATGTATTTCCTGAGAGGAAG TCTTCCTTGGCAGGGGCTGAAAGCAGGAAATAAGAAGCAGAAGTATGAAAAAATTAGCGAAAGGAAGGTTTCCACATCTATTGAG GCTTTATGTCGCGGTTATCCAACAGAGTTTGCATCATACTTCCATTACTGTCGTTCTCTACGCTTTGATGACAAGCCGGATTATGCTTATCTGAAGAGAATATTCCGTGACCTTTTTATTCGGGAAG GTTTTCAGTTTGATTATGTTTTTGATTGGACCATCTTGAAGTATCAGCAATCACAAATTGCCGCTCCTCCTTCTCGAGCTCTT GGTCCTGGTGCTGGAACAAGCTCTGGATTGCCCCCTGCTGTTGCCAATGCTGACAGGCAGTCAG GTGAGGAAGGAATCTCAGttccaattggttttaggagagttTCTGGACAAGCTATAAATGATGGAAGTTTACCTAAGCAGAAGAGTCCAGCTGCAAATGATTCAACGAGCAAAGAAGCTATG ggacaatctttttgggacgACGAAAAGAGCAATAAAGGACCGACAATTGGGGACGGACGGA TTGTCAAGCTCCACTTTTTTAGGGCAGTCAAGTGGATCCTTAAGGCGACCTGCTGTCTCTACTTCCCGCGAGGGGCTTATCGTGGGGAATGA
- the LOC131320058 gene encoding casein kinase 1-like protein 1 isoform X2: MEPRVGNKFRLGRKIGSGSFGEIYLGTNIQTNEEVAIKLENVKTKHPQLLYESKLYRILQGGTGIPNVRWFGMEGDYNVLVMDLLGPSLEDLFNFCSRKLSLKTVLMLADQMINRVEFVHSKSFLHRDIKPDNFLMGLGRRANQVYIIDFGLAKKYRDTTTHQHIPYRENKNLTGTARYASMNTHLGIEQSRRDDLESLGYVLMYFLRGSLPWQGLKAGNKKQKYEKISERKVSTSIEALCRGYPTEFASYFHYCRSLRFDDKPDYAYLKRIFRDLFIREGFQFDYVFDWTILKYQQSQIAAPPSRALGPGAGTSSGLPPAVANADRQSGEEGISVPIGFRRVSGQAINDGSLPKQKSPAANDSTSKEAMGQSFWDDEKSNKGPTIGDGRSMTFRCLVKLHFFRAVKWILKATCCLYFPRGAYRGE; the protein is encoded by the exons ATGGAGCCTCGCGTCGGCAACAAGTTTCGACTCGGTAGGAAAATCGGCAGCGGATCGTTCGGAGAGATCTATCTCG GCACTAATATTCAGACAAACGAAGAGGTTGCGATTAAGCTT GAAAATGTAAAGACGAAGCATCCTCAGCTGCTTTATGAATCGAAGTTATACAGAATTCTTCAAGGAGGAA CTGGAATTCCAAATGTGAGATGGTTTGGAATGGAGGGAGACTATAACGTTTTAGTGATGGATTTGCTTGGACCCAGTCTTGAagatttgttcaatttttgcagTAGGAAACTTTCTTTGAAGACTGTTCTAATGCTTGCAGATCAAATG ATCAATCGTGTTGAGTTTGTCCATTCTAAATCCTTTCTACATCGGGATATCAAGCCAGACAATTTTCTTATGGGCTTGGGAAGGCGTGCAAATCAG GTCTACATAATTGACTTTGGTCTGGCTAAGAAGTATAGAGACACTACAACGCATCAACACATTCCTTACAG GGAGAATAAAAATTTGACTGGAACTGCAAGATATGCAAGCATGAACACTCACCTTGGCATTG AGCAGAGCCGGAGGGATGATTTAGAATCTCTTGGATACGTCCTTATGTATTTCCTGAGAGGAAG TCTTCCTTGGCAGGGGCTGAAAGCAGGAAATAAGAAGCAGAAGTATGAAAAAATTAGCGAAAGGAAGGTTTCCACATCTATTGAG GCTTTATGTCGCGGTTATCCAACAGAGTTTGCATCATACTTCCATTACTGTCGTTCTCTACGCTTTGATGACAAGCCGGATTATGCTTATCTGAAGAGAATATTCCGTGACCTTTTTATTCGGGAAG GTTTTCAGTTTGATTATGTTTTTGATTGGACCATCTTGAAGTATCAGCAATCACAAATTGCCGCTCCTCCTTCTCGAGCTCTT GGTCCTGGTGCTGGAACAAGCTCTGGATTGCCCCCTGCTGTTGCCAATGCTGACAGGCAGTCAG GTGAGGAAGGAATCTCAGttccaattggttttaggagagttTCTGGACAAGCTATAAATGATGGAAGTTTACCTAAGCAGAAGAGTCCAGCTGCAAATGATTCAACGAGCAAAGAAGCTATG ggacaatctttttgggacgACGAAAAGAGCAATAAAGGACCGACAATTGGGGACGGACGGAGTATGACTTTTCGTTGTC TTGTCAAGCTCCACTTTTTTAGGGCAGTCAAGTGGATCCTTAAGGCGACCTGCTGTCTCTACTTCCCGCGAGGGGCTTATCGTGGGGAATGA
- the LOC131320059 gene encoding EPIDERMAL PATTERNING FACTOR-like protein 3: MKRRVLHFLVCTLQVMIWVFIMTIWPLASCKVAREQGYIFRPRREVLESKQGFESMGRRVSNNEEAYKGVGTLGSRPPNCDHKCGVCRPCDAIQVPATTDRVRVQYANYEPEGWKCKCGIYFFNP, encoded by the exons ATGAAGAGAAGAGTTCTCCATTTCCTCGTTTGCACTCTCCAAGTAATGATTTGGGTATTTATAATGACAATCTGGCCACTTGCATCGTGTAAAGTTGCTCGCGAGCAAG GATACATCTTCCGCCCCCGACGGGAAGTCCTCGAGTCAAAGCAG GGATTTGAAAGCATGGGAAGAAGAGTGAGCAATAATGAGGAGGCATACAAAGGGGTAGGCACACTTGGGTCAAGACCACCAAACTGTGACCACAAGTGTGGAGTCTGCAGACCATGTGATGCCATTCAAGTCCCAGCTACCACTGACCGTGTGAGGGTCCAATATGCAAATTATGAGCCTGAGGGATGGAAATGCAAGTGTGGCATTTATTTCTTCAACCCATAA
- the LOC131320060 gene encoding small ribosomal subunit protein bS16m/bS16c-like: MVVRLRLSRFGCKNRPFYRVMAADSRSPRDGKHLEVLGYYNPLSGQDGGKRMGLKFDRVKYWLSVGAQPSEPVQRLLFRTGLLPPPPMLAMGRKGGPRDTRPIDPMTGRYLTPNKPATDDRPKESEGDGDGDGDSGSARIVEELFHVAFDCETSSIFSSDEAALCVEPFEV; this comes from the exons atggtGGTGAGACTAAGGTTATCGAGGTTTGGATGCAAGAACAGGCCGTTCTATCGAGTAATGGCTGCCGATAGTAGATCTCCCAGGGACGGCAAGCACTTGGAAGTCTTGGGCTATTACAATCCCCTCTCAG GTCAAGATGGTGGTAAAAGAATGGGTCTTAAATTTGACAGAGTGAA GTATTGGCTATCAGTCGGCGCCCAGCCTTCAGAACCAGTCCAGCGCCTTTTGTTTAGAACAGGGTTGCTACCCCCTCCCCCAATGCTGGCTATGGGACGCAAAGGTGGGCCAAGGGACACCCGTCCAATTGATCCAATGACGGGGCGCTACTTGACACCTAATAAGCCAGCAACCGATGACAGACCGAAGGAGTCTGAAGGTGATGGAGATGGTGATGGAGACAGTGG TTCTGCTCGTATTGTGGAAGAGTTGTTTCATGTTGCCTTTGATTGTGAAACGAGTTCGATTTTCTCAAGTGACGAAGCAGCCTTGTGTGTAGAACCTTTTGAAGTATAA